The following is a genomic window from Acidobacteriota bacterium.
TGAGTCGAGAGGTACGCGCATTCTGGCTTCAGGTTCGGTTCCGCTTCAGTCGTTCCAACAGGAGATCGGGATGGATTGGTTTGGCCCACAGCTCAAATGCATATCCCTCGTGGCTCGCCTCCCTCATTAAGTCGCGTGCCTGGGCTTGGCCTGAGAGCAATATGATCCGCGTTTTCGGGTATCGAGAACGAATTGATTTTGCCAACTCGATTCCGTTTATTCCGGGCATTACAACATCGGTAATTAGGATGTCGGGAGCGCGGTCTTGTGCCTGATCCAAAGCGCGTTCGCCGTCATGCACCGCGATTGCGTCAAAATCGCCGCTGTCGTTGAGGATCTCGGCGAGGGTGTCGGCGATCAGACTCTCGTCATCAACCACAAGGACAGTTCGTCTGAGACGCTGTTCTGCAGGACCTGTGCTCCTGGCTGGAAATTCGTTTTTGGGAAATCCCTGTTGCTGCGGAAGTACCAAGATTATGCTCATGCGCGCTTGTCTTCTCGCAATTGCGAGCCCCATTCACGAACCATCTACTCCGAGCCCAACCATTGGCCTATCTACCTGAGATGCTGTCTATTGGCAACACGTTAGCCAACTCTGCACTCGAACCCGGCAACTAAGGTATGGGATTCATTTCAAAAATGGAGTCTCACTTCTCCACGCGAAAAATGCTGTCGGAACGCATTAACCGCGAAAGACTACTCCGCAGACGCGCCCTTTCGAACCCATATGCAAGAACGTAAGACCCGGATTCTTTTCGCTGATGACGAACCTGGCATTCGAATGACATTGCCGCTCATTCTGGAGCAGGAAGGTTTCGAAGTGTCAGTGGCAGCTACGGTTGCCGAAGCGCTGGCCTACATCAACCGAGATTCATTCGATGTGTTATTGGCAGACCTAAACATAGGCGAGAAGGGAGACGGATTCACCTTGATCAGTGCCATGCGCCGCGTTCAGCCGAGCGCGGTCACACTGATTCTCACCGGGTATCCCGATTTCGCAACAGCACTGGAAGCCATACGAAACCAGGTTGACGACTATCTGACAAAACCGACTAACGTGAAGCAGCTCGTCGAGACGATTAAGGAAAAATCCAAACAACCCCGGCACGTTATCCCTCTACAGGTTAAGCGCGTCTCAACCATCTTGCGTGAGAGCATCGATGAGATCACGGATGAATGGCTCAGGGAAACAAGCCAGAACACAATGCTTTCTTCCGTTAGCCTCAGCCAGAAGGAGCGACTCGATCACATTCGTTTGATCATCGAAGAGCTTGCGAAACGAATCGAGGCTGGACCAAACGTGATTGCTGACAACGCGAAAAAAGGCGCTACAAGACACGGTCAGGAGCGCTATGAACAGGGCTATACCGTGCGGCGTATCGCGATCGAAGCGCGACTCCTGCACGTTGTCATCTCGCGCGTCCTGCACAAGCATCTTCTCGCCGTTGACATGAGCACCTGCATCTCCGACATGATGCTGATGGGCGAGGGCCTCCACGAAGAATTCGAGGAGTCGATCCGCGCTTTTGAAGAGCAATCAGGCTATGGCAAGACGGCGTGATAGAAACTGGCCATATAGAAAGTTGATGGCCAAACGTATTTTGTCGATCTCATATGACCCGTCGTTGCTTCTGACGCGCCAATTGCTTCTTCAGCAAATGAGTCATGAAGTGAGATCTGCGGAGGGATTCGCGAAGGCTTGGGAAATTTGTAGCGAACAGGCTGGCCGATTCGATCTGATTATTTTGGGGCATTCGGTACCTCATAGTGATAAAGAACCCATCATCGCCCACATCACGAAGGCGACGTTCGCGGCGCAACCCGCTCAGTAGATGCAAGTGATCCAATAGGCTTCTTGGTTGCCGTTCGGGAAATGCTGTCAGAGTAATTGGCCTAAGACTCAACGAACATCCAATTGTCATTTTGGGATATGGCAATGGTAGAACTTCCTCGGTTCAGGCTGCTCGCCCTCCTGATGGCGTGTGCCACCCTGCTCCTAACCAAAGTGCTGAGTGCTGAGCAGGTCCCTGTGCGCCACAAGGAAGGGCTGATGCATGGCTTTCTCGCGCTGCGCACTCTTGAAGGCAAAAGCCTCGCCGACGGCGAGATGACCCAGATTGCAGAGGGTAATCGCGTCACGAGCCATCTGATCTTTCGCTTCAAAGATGGTTCGCTCTATGACGACAAGGCCATATTTTCTCAAAGCGGTAGTTTCCGGCTTTTGAACGACCATCTCATCGAGCGAGGTCCATCGTTCAAGCAGCCCATGGAAACGTCAATCGACGCATCCACGGACACAATCACAGTGCACTACAAAGATCGCGGCGACGGGGAGAAAGTGATCAGGCGGCAGCTCAAACTGCCGCCCGACCTTGCCAATGGCATGCTTCTGACGCTGGTGAAGCACATCCAACCAAGTCTGCCGCAAACGACTGTGTCCCAGTTGGCGACCACCCCTAAGCCGCGGTTGGTTAAGCTCGTTATCCTTCCACAAGGCGAAGAATCGTTGTCGAGCGGTAGCACCGAACATAAAGCCATGCACTACGTTGTGAAGGTCAAAATCGGAGGTGTCGCTGGGTTATTAGCGCCTATCTTAGGCAAGCAGCCGCCAGACATGCAGGTATGGGTTCTCAGTGGCGAAGCGCCAGCGTTCGTCAAGTTGGAAGGGCCACTCTACAACGGCGGCCCCATTTGGCGGGTCCAGTTAGCAGCTCCGGCCACAATCCCCTAACTGAGTGGGGCGCCACTCTTCGTGTCTTTCGAAGGGTGCACGGAAACAGGGTGGAACAACTGTTTTTTTGATTTATTTTTGGTCGAGCTCGCAACATGAAGGTTATCGGGCAACTTGACAATGATGCGCGGCGCCTTCGGCGCACTAGATTCCTTCTGCGCCAAGCAAACCCACCCGCCAGCACACCCAGAATCAATGTTCGGACCAAAATTGAACGCATCCCATTAATTCTAGGCTTGGCTGGAAAAAGATGAGCCCAGCCGGGACGCGCTCTCCGCCTAACGGAAACTGAGTGTTGGTGGACCCGGTCGAGATCGAACCGACGACCTTCCCGGCGTGCCGGGACGCGCTAGCGCTATTATCAAAACCTGAGTAATTGGTGGACCTGGTCGGGATCGAACCGACGACCTCTTCCATGCCATGGAAGCGCGCTCCCAGCTGCGCCACAGGCCCACTGTGAGGAAGGACGATAGGACAGCTCTTATTCTCGCCTGCGCCGGGGGCTTCGGTCAATCAACGCTCTTGGGGTCGAGCGGTTCGGTTGCCACCAGGAGTATCCTTTTCATGTGATCAGGGGCAGCCTTCTTCTCTTAACCATCGCCATATCGGCCTTCTGTTCTGCGCAGACGTCGTATCCGCCAGGCAATCCGCCAATTTCTTCGCAGGCTGGTTCACGCCCTCTCAGCGCGCCGCCTCCGGTTGCAAATCCGACGATTACGCCAACACCATCGCCGTCGAACTCGGGCGACCTTGGCGCGATCCTGCAAAGGCTTGAGCAGGAGACCAGCGGCCTGAATGCTGACGTGGGCAAGCTGCGCGTGGAGAAGTGGAAGGTCGATTCGGCGACTAAGCATCAGGCTTCGGAGAACATCGGCTCTGTGCAGCGCAATGTGACTGCAGCGTTGCCCGGACTTATCGCCGCTGTACGCACAACACCGCAAAGCCTGGCTGCCAACTTCAAGCTCTATCGCAATCTGAATGCGCTCTATGATGTGGTCGCGTCCGTGAGTGAATCGGCGGGCGCGTTTGGCAAGCGCGAAGAATACGATTTGATGGTCCCGCATGCCTCCGCATTGGATGAATATCGGCGCAACTACGGAGAGTATCTGCAGCAGATGACTGCCACTGCGGATGACCGCATGGCGGCCGCCGAGCGCGAAAAAGCCGCTGCTATTGCTGCCCAGCAACAGGCACCGCCGAAAAAGATTGTTGTGGACGACGACGAGCCTGCGCCGCCTCCGAAGAAGAAAAAGACGACCAAGAAAAGCGCCGCAAACCCTTCAACCACAGGGGCTTCGACCCCAAAGTGAAACTAAAGT
Proteins encoded in this region:
- a CDS encoding response regulator; this translates as MSIILVLPQQQGFPKNEFPARSTGPAEQRLRRTVLVVDDESLIADTLAEILNDSGDFDAIAVHDGERALDQAQDRAPDILITDVVMPGINGIELAKSIRSRYPKTRIILLSGQAQARDLMREASHEGYAFELWAKPIHPDLLLERLKRNRT